TAATCACTGCAACTCAAATGCTTGATTCTATGATCAAAAACCCACGTCCAACTCGCGCAGAAGCGGGCGACGTAGCTAACGCAATCCTTGATGGTACAGATGCAGTAATGCTTTCTGGTGAGTCTGCGAAAGGTAAATACCCTATCGAAGCTGTGACTATCATGGCGACAATCTGTGCTCGTACAGATGCAGTATTAAAAGCAGAGCTTAGCTCTCGCCTAGACAGCCCACGTCTACGTATCACTGAAGCGGTATGTAAAGGCGCTGTTGATACAGCAGAGAAACTAAGTGCACCTGTAATCGTAGTAGCGACAGAAGCGGGTAAATCAGCTCGTTCTATTCGTAAATACTTCCCAACAGCAAGAATCATTGCCGTAACGACTAATACTAAGACAGCAGCTCAACTTTGTCTTTCTAAAGGTATTACACCAATGGTTGTTGATGCTATCGACAGTACTGACGCATTCTACCTACGCGGTAAAGAGTTAGCTCTTGAGTCTGGTATTGGCGCTAAAGGCGATATCGTTGTTATGGTTTCTGGTGCTCTAGTACCATCAGGCACAACTAACACAGCATCTGTTCACGTATTATAATTCAGATGAATATATAAAAATTACGTAACAATCAATAAAAGAGAGCTTCGGCTCTCTTTTTTTATGAATTATCATTGGCACAAAACATGCAATACGGTATACTCTCTTCCGCATTATTAACCACACAGCAGATGGTATAGCCACCCTTTATTTAGCACACCTTACTCGATAAGCTAAACACAGGCCTAAACCGATGATCTGCTATGAATATTTATAGAGAGAATCGCAGTGTCTAGCCCTACCCTTACTGATAAAGTATCAAAAATGATCCACCAAGATATTCTTAGTGGCGATCTTCACCCCGGTAAAAAGCTGGTTGTTGCTGAATTAAAAAAACGCTACAACGTAGGCGCATCTCCAATTCGTGAAGCTCTTGTTCAATTATCATGGAGCAAATACGTTAAGCTAGAACCTCAAAAGGGATGTTGGGTTGCAACGATCTCAATTATTGAACTTGAAGAGCTATTCGAAGGTTTACGAGTTGTAGCAAAAATGCTGTTAGAAAAAGCCATTTCTAAAGGTGATGAAGCGTGGGAACTCAGTGTATTAACAAGCTACCACAGATTAAGTAAAGTCAACTTAGAGAATACACCAGAAGCAATCCAAGAATGGACACAGCGTCACTCTGACTTTCATAACTCACTGCTTTCTGGCGCAGACGCTCCTATTATGTTCCAGTTTTATCAAGAATTAACAAACCAAATTAGGCGTTATCGCCATCTTCAAAATACACATAAAATGTTTAATAAAGAACATACTGATTATTTGGAAGAACATGAAACAATCATGAAATTAACGCTTTCTCGAAATACAGATCAAGCGGTTGCATTATTAGAAAGTCATTATATTAAGACCATGGATCTACTCTCTGCCTATTTTGAAGCTTAATTTGTCTACAAA
The Aliivibrio salmonicida LFI1238 genome window above contains:
- a CDS encoding GntR family transcriptional regulator; amino-acid sequence: MSSPTLTDKVSKMIHQDILSGDLHPGKKLVVAELKKRYNVGASPIREALVQLSWSKYVKLEPQKGCWVATISIIELEELFEGLRVVAKMLLEKAISKGDEAWELSVLTSYHRLSKVNLENTPEAIQEWTQRHSDFHNSLLSGADAPIMFQFYQELTNQIRRYRHLQNTHKMFNKEHTDYLEEHETIMKLTLSRNTDQAVALLESHYIKTMDLLSAYFEA